One window from the genome of Herbiconiux aconitum encodes:
- the leuS gene encoding leucine--tRNA ligase yields the protein MENTSATGPSHDDAERYDFQAIQDKWMPIWEDMKPFQSDLEGDKRPRKYVLDMFPYPSGDLHMGHAEAYALGDVIARYWRQQGFNVLHPIGWDSFGLPAENAAIKRGLDPREWTYDNIEQQRVSMKRYATSFDWDRVLHTSDPEYYKWNQWLFLKMYEKGLAYRKASWVNWDPVDQTVLANEQVLPDGTSERSGAVVVKKKLTQWYFRITDYADRLLDDLRQLEGSWPAKVIAMQRNWIGRSIGADVDFAIEGRDEPVTVFTTRPDTLYGATFMVVAPDSDLAQDLVATGPSDEVRTRFASYLADVQKSSETERQATDRPKTGIFLERYAINPVNGERLPIWAADYVLADYGHGAVMAVPAHDQRDLDFARAFDLPIRVVVDTLQPVTGAIPVMQGDELPEDWPTDINDLNPATTGLALAGEGRLINSGPLDGLSKSNAIRKIIEILESAGTGRPAKNYRLRDWLISRQRYWGTPIPIIHGADGAEYPVPEDQLPVLLPPTEGLNLTPKGTSPLGGATDWVNVPNPVDGSPALRDADTMDTFVDSSWYFLRFLSPNDETKAFDPREVDKWAPVDQYVGGVTHAILHLLYARFITKVLFDLGYVGFTEPFSALLNQGMVLMDGSAMSKSKGNLVRLSDQLDEHGVDAVRLTMAFAGPPEDDIDWSDVSPAGSAKFLARAWRLVGDVTSPASVNWRDGDRALRRVTHRFLAEAPGLIESFKFNVVVARLMELVNAARKAIDSGPGGSDPAVREAVETVALGLSLFAPYTAEDMWARLGYEPSIANYGWRGADASLLTEETVTAVVQVDGKVRDRIEVSPKIDGAALEEAARALPSVVRSIGDRTVVTVVARAPRLVNFVTKPAS from the coding sequence ATCGAGAACACTTCTGCCACCGGTCCGTCGCACGACGACGCGGAGCGCTACGACTTCCAGGCCATCCAAGACAAGTGGATGCCGATCTGGGAAGACATGAAGCCCTTCCAGAGCGACCTCGAGGGCGACAAGCGCCCCCGCAAATACGTGCTCGACATGTTCCCCTATCCCTCGGGCGACCTGCACATGGGCCACGCGGAGGCATACGCCCTCGGCGACGTGATCGCGCGCTACTGGCGGCAGCAGGGCTTCAACGTGCTGCACCCGATCGGGTGGGACTCCTTCGGCCTGCCCGCCGAGAACGCGGCGATCAAGCGCGGCCTCGACCCGCGCGAGTGGACCTACGACAACATCGAGCAGCAGCGCGTGAGCATGAAGCGCTACGCGACCTCCTTCGACTGGGATCGCGTGCTGCACACCTCCGACCCCGAGTACTACAAGTGGAACCAGTGGCTGTTCCTCAAGATGTACGAGAAGGGCCTGGCCTACCGCAAGGCCAGCTGGGTGAACTGGGACCCGGTCGACCAGACGGTTCTCGCCAACGAGCAGGTGCTGCCCGACGGCACCTCGGAGCGCTCCGGCGCGGTCGTGGTGAAGAAGAAGCTCACCCAGTGGTACTTCCGCATCACCGATTACGCCGACCGTCTGCTCGACGACCTGCGGCAGCTCGAAGGATCCTGGCCCGCCAAGGTCATCGCGATGCAGCGCAACTGGATCGGTCGCTCCATCGGCGCCGACGTCGACTTCGCCATCGAGGGCCGTGACGAGCCGGTGACCGTGTTCACCACGCGCCCCGACACGCTCTACGGCGCGACCTTCATGGTGGTCGCCCCGGACTCCGACCTGGCCCAGGATCTCGTGGCCACCGGCCCGTCCGACGAGGTGCGCACGCGTTTCGCGAGCTATCTCGCCGACGTGCAGAAGTCGTCGGAGACCGAGCGTCAGGCCACCGACCGGCCGAAGACGGGAATCTTCCTCGAGCGCTACGCGATCAACCCGGTGAACGGCGAGCGGCTGCCCATCTGGGCCGCCGACTACGTGCTGGCCGATTACGGGCATGGCGCGGTCATGGCCGTGCCGGCGCACGATCAGCGCGACCTCGACTTCGCGCGCGCCTTCGATCTGCCGATCCGCGTCGTGGTCGACACCCTGCAGCCGGTGACCGGCGCGATTCCGGTGATGCAGGGCGACGAGCTCCCCGAAGACTGGCCGACCGACATCAACGACCTCAACCCCGCCACCACCGGCCTCGCGCTGGCCGGCGAGGGGCGCTTGATCAACTCGGGGCCGCTCGACGGACTGTCGAAGTCGAACGCGATCCGCAAGATCATCGAGATCCTCGAATCGGCGGGCACCGGCCGGCCGGCGAAGAACTACCGACTGCGCGACTGGCTCATCTCACGGCAGCGCTACTGGGGCACGCCCATCCCGATCATCCACGGCGCCGACGGCGCAGAATACCCGGTGCCGGAAGACCAGCTGCCCGTGCTGCTGCCGCCGACCGAGGGTCTGAACCTCACACCGAAGGGCACGTCGCCCCTCGGTGGGGCCACGGACTGGGTGAACGTGCCGAATCCGGTTGACGGATCTCCCGCACTCCGCGACGCCGACACGATGGACACCTTCGTCGACAGCTCCTGGTACTTCCTGCGCTTCCTCTCGCCGAACGACGAGACCAAGGCCTTCGATCCGCGTGAGGTCGACAAGTGGGCGCCGGTGGATCAGTACGTGGGCGGCGTGACGCACGCCATCCTGCACCTGCTCTATGCACGCTTCATCACGAAGGTGCTGTTCGACCTCGGCTACGTCGGCTTCACCGAGCCCTTCAGCGCCCTGCTGAACCAGGGCATGGTGCTGATGGACGGTTCGGCGATGTCGAAGTCGAAGGGCAACCTGGTGCGGCTCTCCGACCAGCTCGACGAGCACGGTGTGGATGCGGTGCGCCTCACGATGGCGTTCGCCGGTCCACCCGAAGACGACATCGACTGGTCGGATGTCTCGCCGGCCGGCTCGGCGAAGTTCCTCGCCCGGGCCTGGCGGCTGGTGGGCGACGTGACGTCGCCGGCATCCGTGAACTGGCGTGACGGGGATCGTGCCCTGCGGCGCGTGACGCACCGGTTCTTGGCGGAGGCGCCCGGACTCATCGAGTCGTTCAAGTTCAACGTGGTCGTCGCGCGCCTGATGGAGCTCGTGAACGCGGCCCGCAAGGCGATCGACTCCGGCCCCGGCGGTTCCGACCCTGCGGTGCGTGAAGCCGTCGAGACCGTTGCCCTCGGCCTGTCGCTCTTCGCGCCGTACACCGCGGAGGACATGTGGGCGCGGCTCGGCTACGAGCCCTCCATCGCCAACTACGGCTGGCGGGGAGCGGATGCGTCGCTCCTGACCGAAGAGACGGTCACCGCGGTCGTTCAGGTCGACGGCAAGGTGCGTGACCGCATCGAGGTGTCGCCGAAGATCGACGGCGCAGCCCTCGAGGAGGCGGCGCGCGCCCTGCCCTCGGTGGTGCGCTCGATCGGCGACCGCACGGTGGTGACCGTCGTCGCGCGAGCGCCAAGACTGGTCAACTTCGTCACAAAGCCGGCCTCGTAG
- a CDS encoding ComEA family DNA-binding protein, whose protein sequence is MAAGFGSRRGASGRARLSRARRAELDAGPSEPEAGLPPEPGVGLPSEPEAGRASEPQVGPSMLEAGPSVRVRVGIGAAIVLVVVGLVCSVLITALSPVGVTTTFGSDGESAAGSQADGAAAASAIPTPSERDGPPDRDADGTGAVLLVHVLGAVASPGVYELDEGARVVDAVAAAGGLADQADQASVNLARPLVDGEQVRVLAVGEVPPPNGSGEAGAGSGAAGGGAAGGAGASGAAGAKVNLNAATELELDGLPRIGPAMAARIIAWRTENGPFTSVDDLLQVTGIGDKTFEGLRDLVTV, encoded by the coding sequence ATGGCAGCTGGGTTCGGATCGCGACGCGGGGCGAGCGGGCGGGCGCGCCTTTCCCGTGCACGTCGGGCGGAGCTCGATGCCGGGCCGTCGGAGCCGGAGGCTGGGCTGCCACCGGAGCCAGGGGTCGGGCTGCCGTCGGAGCCGGAGGCTGGGCGCGCATCGGAGCCGCAGGTCGGGCCATCGATGCTCGAGGCTGGGCCGTCGGTTCGTGTCCGGGTCGGTATCGGTGCGGCGATCGTGCTCGTGGTGGTGGGGCTCGTGTGCTCCGTTCTCATCACCGCGCTCTCACCGGTCGGGGTCACGACGACGTTCGGTTCCGACGGAGAATCGGCGGCCGGGTCGCAAGCGGATGGAGCGGCGGCCGCGTCGGCCATCCCGACTCCCTCCGAACGCGATGGGCCTCCCGATCGCGACGCCGACGGTACGGGTGCCGTGCTGCTGGTGCACGTGCTGGGAGCGGTGGCATCACCGGGCGTCTACGAGCTCGACGAGGGTGCGCGCGTCGTCGACGCGGTGGCCGCGGCGGGGGGGTTGGCTGATCAGGCTGATCAGGCATCCGTCAATCTGGCGCGCCCGCTGGTCGACGGCGAGCAGGTGCGGGTGCTGGCCGTGGGTGAGGTGCCGCCTCCCAACGGCTCGGGTGAGGCTGGCGCTGGGAGCGGCGCTGCCGGAGGGGGAGCCGCGGGCGGCGCAGGGGCGTCCGGCGCCGCGGGCGCGAAGGTCAACCTCAACGCGGCCACGGAGCTCGAACTCGACGGCCTGCCGCGCATCGGGCCCGCGATGGCGGCCCGCATCATCGCCTGGCGCACGGAGAACGGCCCGTTCACCTCGGTCGACGACCTCCTGCAGGTCACGGGCATCGGCGACAAGACCTTCGAGGGTCTCCGCGATCTGGTCACGGTCTGA
- a CDS encoding ComEC/Rec2 family competence protein, producing MRADLRLALPAALAWAAAWLLAGAPDLAAPATVAAWLITAAATVSLLARAVSGGSARLRTGRLPSVVLAGAAVALVCSSAFALGHLRHPPELEGGRSRAGEALVTITGVAKPAASAAFGADADGQRVTVDAVLDSFIAGDTRTQARAPTLVFATIAQGARLPIGSSFRVHGTLTPLAAGESNEFLLFARDGPQAERGPPWYLDWADTVRTGFRHTTAHLPGDGADLLAGLAIGDDSSVVPALHDAMTVSGLTHLTAVSGANCAIVVSAVMLVGGALGLRRRLRVGVSVLVLGLFVVLVTPEPSVLRAATMAVIVLVALAAGRPSSGLPPLCLSVVVLLALDPWLARSAGFALSVLATAGLLLLTRPLASVGERFLPRWLALAVAVPVAAQLACQPVLFLLTPQITPYTLPANILAEPAAAAVSVLGLVVCLLGVVAPSLGALVAWLPWLPSAWIAAVARFFASAPFAAIPVPDGALAASVTVVLTLLFLVAVFASRRHPRLAPLAGLLAVLSVVVGAGTVAGGALARSAAVPRDWQVAACDIGQGDAVLLHSRDQIALVDVGPDPRPLADCLERMQVHRIDLLVLTHYDRDHVGGLDAVIGRVDTVLVGPTDGPADERLLAELRAGGAQVADAARGQSGAFGDYRWDILWPRAASPLAGNEASVTVLFTGPLRLIFLGDLGEQAQDAVRAANRIGPVDVVKVAHHGSADQSERLYGDIRAVIGLVSVGEGNSYGHPTDRLLGILGRVGTRAFRTDLEGLIVVSGTSATLAIWTEKGEPP from the coding sequence ATGCGCGCCGACCTCCGTCTCGCCCTCCCCGCGGCGCTCGCCTGGGCCGCAGCATGGCTTCTCGCCGGCGCTCCCGACCTCGCGGCTCCGGCCACCGTCGCAGCGTGGCTGATCACGGCTGCGGCCACCGTGAGCCTCCTCGCTCGTGCGGTGAGCGGTGGTTCGGCGCGGCTGCGCACAGGCCGGCTGCCCAGCGTGGTGCTCGCGGGGGCCGCCGTCGCGCTGGTGTGCTCGTCGGCGTTCGCGCTCGGGCACCTGCGACATCCGCCGGAGCTCGAGGGTGGGCGATCCCGGGCCGGAGAGGCCCTGGTGACGATCACGGGCGTCGCCAAGCCCGCCGCGAGCGCCGCGTTCGGTGCCGATGCCGACGGGCAGCGTGTGACCGTCGACGCGGTACTCGACTCTTTCATCGCCGGCGATACACGCACCCAGGCCCGCGCCCCTACGCTGGTCTTCGCCACCATCGCCCAGGGCGCGCGGCTTCCGATCGGCAGTTCCTTCCGCGTGCACGGCACCCTGACGCCCTTGGCGGCGGGCGAGTCGAACGAGTTCCTCCTCTTCGCGCGCGACGGTCCCCAAGCCGAGCGCGGCCCGCCCTGGTATCTCGACTGGGCCGACACGGTGCGCACGGGGTTCCGGCATACGACGGCCCACCTCCCGGGCGACGGAGCCGATCTCCTCGCCGGTCTCGCCATCGGAGACGACAGCAGCGTCGTACCCGCCCTGCACGACGCCATGACGGTGAGCGGACTCACCCACCTCACCGCGGTCTCGGGTGCCAACTGCGCGATCGTCGTGTCAGCCGTGATGCTGGTCGGCGGCGCTCTCGGACTCCGGCGGCGCCTCCGGGTCGGCGTCTCCGTTCTCGTCCTGGGGCTCTTCGTCGTGCTGGTCACCCCGGAGCCGAGCGTGCTCCGGGCAGCCACGATGGCGGTGATCGTGCTCGTCGCTCTGGCGGCGGGTCGCCCGTCGAGCGGTCTCCCGCCGCTCTGCCTCTCGGTGGTGGTGCTGCTCGCACTCGATCCGTGGCTCGCCCGCAGCGCCGGATTCGCGCTCTCCGTTCTCGCGACTGCCGGGCTCCTGCTGCTCACGAGGCCCCTCGCATCCGTCGGCGAACGATTCCTGCCCCGCTGGCTCGCGCTGGCCGTCGCGGTGCCGGTGGCCGCGCAGCTCGCCTGCCAGCCGGTGCTCTTCCTGCTCACACCGCAGATCACGCCCTACACGCTGCCGGCGAACATCCTCGCCGAGCCCGCGGCCGCGGCGGTCAGCGTGCTCGGGCTCGTCGTCTGCCTCCTCGGCGTCGTCGCTCCGTCGCTCGGCGCGCTGGTCGCCTGGTTGCCCTGGCTTCCCTCGGCCTGGATCGCGGCGGTCGCGCGCTTCTTCGCGAGCGCACCGTTCGCGGCCATCCCCGTGCCCGACGGTGCGCTGGCCGCCTCGGTGACCGTCGTGCTCACGCTGCTGTTCTTGGTGGCGGTGTTCGCGTCGCGTCGGCATCCGAGACTCGCACCCCTGGCCGGGCTGTTGGCCGTGCTGAGCGTCGTGGTGGGGGCCGGCACGGTCGCGGGTGGCGCTTTGGCCCGCTCCGCCGCCGTTCCGCGCGACTGGCAGGTGGCGGCCTGCGACATCGGTCAGGGCGACGCCGTGCTGTTGCACAGTCGCGACCAGATCGCTCTGGTCGACGTCGGCCCCGATCCGCGGCCGCTCGCCGACTGCCTCGAGCGGATGCAGGTGCACCGCATCGACCTCCTCGTGCTGACCCACTACGACCGCGATCACGTCGGTGGTCTCGACGCCGTGATCGGTCGCGTCGACACCGTCCTGGTCGGGCCGACCGACGGACCCGCCGACGAGCGGCTGCTCGCCGAGCTCCGCGCCGGCGGAGCTCAGGTGGCCGACGCGGCGCGCGGCCAGAGCGGCGCCTTCGGCGACTACCGCTGGGACATCCTCTGGCCCCGTGCGGCCTCACCTCTCGCCGGCAACGAGGCGAGTGTGACGGTGCTCTTCACCGGTCCGTTACGTCTCATCTTCCTCGGCGACCTCGGCGAGCAGGCTCAGGATGCGGTGCGTGCGGCGAACCGGATCGGCCCCGTCGACGTCGTGAAGGTCGCCCACCACGGCAGCGCCGATCAGAGCGAGCGGCTGTACGGCGACATCCGTGCGGTCATCGGCCTGGTCTCGGTGGGGGAGGGAAACAGCTACGGTCACCCCACCGACCGGCTCCTCGGCATCCTGGGCCGGGTCGGCACCCGCGCCTTCCGCACCGACCTCGAAGGCCTGATCGTGGTGTCGGGCACCTCCGCCACCCTCGCGATCTGGACGGAAAAGGGCGAGCCGCCGTAG
- the holA gene encoding DNA polymerase III subunit delta, producing MAVARGRSAAKPAAKAAIPQLEWNQVRPAAVLLVTGAETFLAERAIRQLRDLLKAEDPSLEITDVDAASYTPGELLSLASPSLFNEPRLIRVSAVEKCTDAFIDDAIAYLGYPADDTYIVMRHGGGVRGKKLLEAIRAATGVAIEVVCAEIKRDADKYEFASAEFRAAGKRATPGAIRALVSAFSDDLAELSAACAQLVSDTGEEVTEVTVERYYAGRVETNAFVVADSAIAGNYGDSLALLRHALASGADPVPIVAAFAMKLRTMAKVLGTRGGSGQLAGQLGMAPWQVDRARRDLSGWTSEGLGRSIQVLAETDESVKGAGRDPVFALERMIGIVSSRGTL from the coding sequence ATGGCAGTCGCGCGCGGCAGATCCGCGGCCAAACCGGCCGCGAAAGCGGCGATCCCGCAACTCGAGTGGAACCAGGTGCGCCCGGCAGCCGTCTTGCTCGTCACGGGGGCCGAGACCTTCCTCGCCGAGCGCGCCATCCGGCAGCTGCGCGACCTGCTGAAGGCCGAAGATCCGAGCCTCGAGATCACCGACGTCGACGCCGCCTCCTACACGCCGGGCGAGCTGCTCTCGCTCGCGAGCCCGTCGCTGTTCAACGAGCCGCGGCTCATCCGGGTGTCCGCCGTGGAGAAGTGCACGGATGCGTTCATCGACGATGCGATCGCGTACCTCGGCTACCCCGCCGACGACACCTACATCGTGATGCGCCACGGCGGCGGTGTTCGCGGCAAGAAGCTGCTCGAAGCGATTCGGGCCGCCACCGGTGTCGCGATCGAGGTCGTCTGCGCCGAGATCAAGCGCGACGCCGACAAGTACGAGTTCGCCTCGGCGGAGTTCCGTGCGGCAGGAAAACGCGCGACTCCGGGGGCGATCCGGGCTCTCGTCTCCGCATTCTCCGACGACCTCGCCGAGCTCTCGGCAGCGTGCGCGCAACTCGTGTCCGACACGGGCGAAGAAGTGACCGAGGTCACCGTCGAGCGTTACTACGCGGGACGGGTGGAGACGAATGCGTTCGTCGTGGCCGACTCCGCCATCGCCGGCAACTACGGCGACTCGCTCGCGCTTCTCCGCCACGCGCTCGCCTCGGGTGCCGATCCGGTGCCGATCGTGGCCGCGTTCGCGATGAAACTGCGCACGATGGCCAAGGTGCTCGGCACTCGGGGCGGCTCGGGCCAGCTGGCCGGGCAGCTCGGCATGGCTCCGTGGCAGGTGGATCGGGCGCGCCGCGATCTCTCGGGATGGACCAGCGAGGGCCTCGGCCGCAGCATCCAGGTGCTCGCCGAGACCGACGAGAGCGTCAAGGGCGCCGGCCGCGATCCGGTGTTCGCGCTCGAGCGCATGATCGGCATCGTCTCCTCCCGAGGCACTCTCTAA
- the rpsT gene encoding 30S ribosomal protein S20, with protein sequence MANIKSQIKRIGTNKKAQERNKAVKSELKTAIRATRTAVVAGDKDQAAAALLIAGKKLDKAASKGVIHKNQAANKKSAIAKQVAAL encoded by the coding sequence GTGGCAAACATCAAGTCGCAGATCAAGCGCATCGGCACCAACAAGAAGGCGCAGGAGCGCAACAAGGCCGTCAAGAGCGAGCTCAAGACCGCCATCCGCGCCACCCGCACCGCCGTCGTGGCCGGTGACAAGGACCAGGCTGCGGCCGCCTTGCTCATCGCCGGCAAGAAGCTCGACAAGGCGGCGTCGAAGGGCGTCATCCACAAGAACCAGGCGGCCAACAAGAAGTCGGCCATCGCCAAGCAGGTCGCCGCGCTCTGA
- a CDS encoding aminotransferase class I/II-fold pyridoxal phosphate-dependent enzyme — protein MPRLALHTESVPPSGIRRIFELAQSLDDVISLVIGEPDVPVDPATLDAGSRAWLADDTDYTPNGGIPELREAIVRTVAEHNGILTDPERVWVTNGATQGLHLAMGLLLDPGDEVLVPDPGYTTFTMNAHLLSATAVPYPLRPENAFVPDLVELERLVTDRTRVIIVNSPSNPLGAVFDRPTMQGLLDFAREHDLWVISDEVYERFTYGTPHVSMASLASPGVGDDDRVFTVFSASKTYALTGARVGWLLTPPGFAPLLRSAQEAMISCVNTPAQRAVVAALTGPQQSVTDAGTHYRENLARATEMLRERGIRYLDPAGAFYLWVDVSHASRGDVAEWAERFLLEQRVAVAPGSAFGRMGEGWVRFCAAASLDYLLEGIRRLPEPPRIEVRLIRPEEYEAVSRQRFAAYAHDYEIGGEYADNVRAVEMHATVAEVWVAVDVATGDILGSVTLPRAGEALTELGRAGELEFRLLAVDPGARGRGIGRLLTEFVLDTARSRGASRVVMNSGTDMVVAHRLYESMGFARMSERENPPGIEPTRAYGLDL, from the coding sequence ATGCCTCGTCTCGCCCTGCACACCGAATCGGTGCCACCTTCCGGCATCCGTCGCATCTTCGAATTGGCCCAATCGCTCGACGATGTCATCTCCCTCGTGATCGGCGAGCCCGACGTGCCCGTCGACCCGGCGACGCTGGATGCCGGCTCCCGCGCCTGGCTGGCAGACGACACCGATTACACGCCGAACGGCGGCATCCCCGAGCTCCGCGAAGCGATCGTGCGCACGGTGGCGGAGCACAACGGCATCCTCACCGACCCCGAACGCGTCTGGGTGACGAACGGCGCCACCCAGGGCCTGCACCTGGCCATGGGCCTGCTGCTCGACCCGGGCGACGAGGTGCTGGTACCCGATCCGGGGTACACCACCTTCACCATGAACGCCCACCTGCTCTCGGCCACCGCCGTGCCTTACCCGCTGCGGCCCGAGAACGCCTTCGTGCCCGACCTCGTCGAACTCGAGCGTCTCGTCACCGATCGCACCCGCGTGATCATCGTGAACTCGCCTTCGAACCCGCTCGGCGCCGTCTTCGACCGCCCGACGATGCAGGGCCTGCTCGACTTCGCCCGCGAACACGACCTCTGGGTCATCAGCGACGAGGTCTACGAGCGCTTCACCTACGGCACCCCGCACGTGAGCATGGCCAGCTTGGCGAGCCCCGGCGTCGGCGATGACGACCGCGTGTTCACCGTCTTCTCGGCGTCGAAGACCTACGCACTCACCGGGGCTCGGGTCGGCTGGCTGCTGACGCCTCCCGGGTTCGCCCCCCTGCTCCGCTCGGCGCAAGAAGCCATGATCAGCTGCGTCAACACGCCGGCCCAGCGCGCGGTGGTCGCGGCGCTGACCGGTCCGCAGCAGTCGGTGACGGATGCGGGCACGCACTACCGCGAGAACCTCGCGCGGGCCACGGAGATGCTGCGTGAGCGTGGCATCCGTTATCTCGACCCTGCGGGCGCCTTCTACCTGTGGGTGGATGTCTCCCACGCGAGCCGGGGCGACGTGGCCGAGTGGGCCGAACGCTTCCTGCTCGAGCAGCGCGTCGCCGTGGCGCCGGGGAGCGCGTTCGGTCGGATGGGGGAGGGTTGGGTGCGCTTCTGCGCCGCTGCCTCGCTCGACTATCTGCTCGAGGGAATCCGCCGGCTGCCGGAGCCGCCTCGCATCGAGGTGCGCCTGATCCGCCCTGAGGAGTACGAAGCGGTGTCGCGGCAGCGTTTCGCCGCCTACGCGCACGACTACGAGATCGGCGGAGAGTACGCCGACAACGTGCGCGCCGTCGAGATGCACGCCACCGTGGCCGAGGTGTGGGTGGCCGTGGATGTCGCGACCGGCGACATCCTGGGCTCGGTGACGCTGCCCCGTGCAGGCGAGGCGCTGACCGAACTGGGTCGGGCGGGCGAGCTGGAGTTCCGGCTGCTGGCCGTCGATCCGGGCGCCCGCGGTCGCGGCATCGGGCGCCTGCTCACCGAATTCGTGCTCGACACCGCGCGCAGCCGTGGTGCGAGCCGCGTCGTGATGAACAGCGGAACCGACATGGTGGTGGCACACCGCCTGTACGAATCGATGGGGTTCGCCCGGATGTCGGAGCGCGAGAATCCGCCCGGCATCGAGCCCACGCGCGCCTACGGTCTCGATCTCTGA
- a CDS encoding ketopantoate reductase family protein, with product MRIAVIGAGAVGGVIAALADRAGHQVAVTARGAQLDALQQRGLHLSGHWGEHTARPHASAALEERPDLAVLTVKAQDAHIALAENAESLRGVPLVVVQNGLGGAEAAAAQLPATAVVGGLALFAASYLSPGEVSITTPAATYLGLPAVRLDPAAQAGSADRVAPANPTAPAPGDAALRLATATLGAFMPIEVTHNFAGAQWTKLIVNQVNALPAITGHSVQNTIADPRLRAVLTDSMREAVGVARARGVHFETLLGLSDPLLRVFAAAPRPVARLLPLLMSRRVGKTPNPGSTLQSIRRGQLTEIDHLNGAVVREAYAARLEAPINARLVALVHRVEAEGAFITPTEVARAV from the coding sequence ATGCGGATCGCCGTCATCGGCGCCGGAGCCGTCGGCGGAGTCATCGCGGCGCTGGCCGACCGCGCCGGCCACCAGGTGGCGGTGACCGCTCGGGGTGCTCAGCTCGACGCACTGCAGCAGCGCGGCCTGCACCTCAGCGGGCACTGGGGCGAGCACACGGCTCGGCCCCACGCATCCGCTGCTCTCGAAGAGCGACCCGATCTCGCGGTGCTGACAGTGAAGGCTCAGGATGCGCACATCGCGCTCGCCGAGAACGCCGAGTCACTGAGGGGCGTGCCTCTCGTGGTGGTGCAGAACGGCCTGGGTGGGGCGGAGGCCGCGGCCGCACAGCTTCCGGCGACAGCGGTGGTGGGCGGGTTGGCGCTGTTCGCCGCGTCGTACCTGTCGCCGGGCGAGGTGTCGATCACGACCCCCGCCGCGACCTACCTCGGCCTGCCCGCGGTGCGGCTCGACCCGGCCGCGCAGGCCGGCTCCGCCGACCGCGTCGCGCCGGCCAACCCCACCGCGCCGGCGCCCGGCGACGCGGCACTCCGCCTCGCCACCGCCACCCTCGGCGCGTTCATGCCGATCGAGGTCACCCACAACTTCGCGGGTGCGCAGTGGACCAAGCTGATCGTCAACCAGGTCAACGCCCTCCCCGCCATCACCGGCCACTCGGTGCAGAACACGATCGCCGATCCGCGACTGCGCGCCGTGCTCACCGACAGCATGCGCGAGGCCGTCGGCGTCGCCCGCGCCCGCGGTGTGCACTTCGAGACGTTGCTCGGTCTGAGTGATCCGCTCCTGCGAGTGTTCGCCGCCGCGCCCCGGCCGGTCGCCCGACTCCTGCCCCTGTTGATGTCGCGCCGTGTCGGAAAGACGCCGAATCCGGGTTCGACGCTGCAGAGCATCCGTCGCGGTCAGCTCACCGAGATCGACCACTTGAACGGCGCGGTCGTGCGCGAGGCGTACGCCGCCCGCCTCGAGGCCCCCATCAACGCGCGCCTCGTGGCTCTCGTGCACCGTGTGGAGGCCGAGGGTGCGTTCATCACCCCCACCGAGGTCGCCCGCGCCGTGTAA
- a CDS encoding NAD-dependent epimerase/dehydratase family protein, whose translation MAIFLTGATGFIGSAVLRQLRAQGREVVALVRNADQIPAIESTGARAVLGTLTDREVISHLALESDGVIHLAAHDSDAAAVDDAFVSAVFSGLEGSDKPYVHTGGAWVFGSGASITESTPFDPPAITAWRLPIEARVRSAEGIKTTIIAPGIVFGQGRGIPSVIQDAPRGSGVAPALALVGSGEQHWTTVFVDDLAELYLLAFDLADAGSYYIGASGQNPTVRELGEAAASAAGLDGRVTPSSVEETRARLGAPFADALMLDQQATGSAARIDLGWEPNGPSLVDELRAGTYLG comes from the coding sequence ATGGCCATCTTTCTCACCGGCGCGACCGGGTTCATCGGTTCGGCAGTTCTCCGTCAACTTCGTGCACAGGGCCGGGAGGTCGTGGCGCTGGTGCGCAACGCCGATCAGATCCCCGCGATCGAATCCACCGGCGCCCGTGCGGTGCTCGGCACCCTGACCGACCGCGAGGTCATCAGCCACCTCGCTCTCGAGAGCGACGGGGTCATCCATCTGGCCGCCCACGACTCCGATGCGGCGGCCGTCGACGACGCCTTCGTCTCCGCCGTGTTCTCCGGGCTCGAGGGCAGCGACAAGCCCTACGTGCACACCGGCGGCGCCTGGGTGTTCGGATCGGGCGCCTCCATCACCGAGAGCACGCCGTTCGACCCGCCGGCGATCACCGCCTGGCGGCTGCCGATCGAGGCGCGGGTGCGGAGTGCGGAGGGCATCAAGACGACGATCATCGCCCCGGGCATCGTGTTCGGGCAGGGTCGCGGAATTCCTTCGGTGATTCAGGATGCGCCGCGCGGTTCGGGCGTCGCCCCCGCTCTCGCTCTGGTGGGGTCGGGCGAGCAGCACTGGACGACCGTGTTCGTCGACGACCTCGCCGAACTGTACCTTCTCGCCTTCGACCTGGCCGACGCCGGGTCGTACTACATCGGCGCAAGCGGCCAGAACCCCACCGTGCGCGAGCTCGGTGAGGCGGCGGCATCCGCTGCGGGGCTCGACGGACGGGTCACACCGTCATCGGTCGAAGAGACGCGGGCCCGGCTCGGCGCTCCCTTTGCGGACGCCCTGATGCTCGACCAGCAGGCCACCGGATCGGCGGCGCGCATCGACCTCGGCTGGGAGCCGAACGGCCCGTCGCTCGTCGACGAGCTCCGGGCGGGCACGTACTTGGGTTAG